One genomic region from Paramicrobacterium agarici encodes:
- a CDS encoding PIG-L deacetylase family protein, with protein MNDAAAASDLTPLPDDWERALVIMAHPDDPEYGVGAAVATWTAAGKDVRYVLATRGEAGIAGMPPDESARVREAEQRNAIAHVGVSELEFLGHADGTIEYGPALRRDIAAAIRRHRPELVVTMNFHETWFPGVWNSADHRAFGLAVMDAVADAANEWIFPDLTADGLEPWPGVRHIAVNSPTGQHAVEVSVGVDAAIASLAEHAKYLAALSDDPIDDQARRQVLGATGGPDAAERYVRFDLYG; from the coding sequence ATGAACGACGCCGCTGCAGCATCCGACCTCACGCCCCTGCCCGACGACTGGGAGCGTGCCCTCGTGATCATGGCGCATCCCGACGATCCCGAGTACGGCGTCGGTGCCGCGGTCGCCACGTGGACGGCCGCCGGAAAAGACGTGCGTTACGTTCTCGCAACCCGCGGCGAAGCGGGCATCGCCGGCATGCCGCCCGACGAATCCGCCCGCGTTCGCGAGGCCGAGCAGCGCAACGCCATCGCGCACGTCGGCGTGAGCGAGCTCGAGTTTCTCGGCCACGCCGACGGCACGATCGAGTACGGTCCTGCGCTGCGACGCGACATCGCTGCGGCGATCCGCCGACACCGGCCCGAGCTGGTCGTGACCATGAACTTTCACGAGACTTGGTTTCCCGGGGTGTGGAACAGCGCCGACCATCGCGCTTTCGGACTCGCCGTCATGGACGCTGTCGCCGACGCTGCAAACGAATGGATCTTCCCCGACCTCACGGCAGACGGCCTCGAGCCCTGGCCGGGCGTGCGCCACATCGCCGTGAACTCGCCGACCGGGCAGCACGCCGTCGAGGTATCCGTGGGAGTGGATGCCGCGATCGCATCGCTCGCCGAGCACGCGAAGTACCTCGCGGCGCTCAGCGACGACCCGATCGACGACCAGGCGCGCCGCCAGGTGCTGGGCGCGACGGGCGGGCCGGATGCTGCCGAGCGCTACGTACGCTTCGACCTCTACGGCTGA
- a CDS encoding TetR family transcriptional regulator: MLPPLVASETDAASAMSAALSTPYNSPRPEPPRRLMLVDSASAKPRRGRPRKNLRGDTRARIADAAAAEFADKGYDATSIRAIARRAGVDSALVHHYFDTKAALFADVVKLPVRPDRIVRQALEAPIERLGESIARTVLTAWENPKVKPVGVTVLRSAIGGSAAGGLIRQFLLRELMSAIADKLEHSGVPHAEAALRAELVLTQVAGVLIMRHVLGADPLASMPVDDVITRIAPALQLHIDGLT, from the coding sequence GTGCTTCCACCCCTTGTCGCGAGTGAGACGGATGCCGCCTCCGCGATGTCGGCCGCGTTGTCGACGCCCTACAACTCGCCGCGCCCCGAGCCGCCGCGTAGGCTGATGCTCGTGGACAGTGCCTCCGCCAAGCCTCGCCGAGGGCGCCCGCGCAAGAACCTGCGCGGTGACACGCGTGCGAGAATCGCGGATGCTGCCGCCGCAGAGTTCGCCGACAAAGGCTACGACGCGACGTCGATTCGCGCGATCGCCCGACGTGCCGGGGTCGACTCGGCGCTCGTGCACCACTACTTCGACACGAAGGCTGCCCTGTTCGCCGACGTCGTCAAGCTGCCCGTTCGCCCCGATCGCATTGTTCGTCAGGCGCTGGAGGCCCCGATCGAGAGGCTCGGAGAATCGATCGCGCGTACTGTTCTTACCGCGTGGGAGAACCCGAAGGTGAAGCCGGTAGGCGTCACGGTTCTGCGCTCGGCGATCGGCGGTTCTGCAGCCGGAGGCCTGATCCGGCAGTTTCTGCTGCGTGAGCTCATGAGCGCCATCGCCGACAAGCTCGAGCACTCCGGTGTGCCGCACGCTGAGGCTGCGCTGCGCGCCGAGCTCGTGCTCACGCAGGTCGCCGGCGTGCTGATCATGCGCCACGTCCTCGGCGCCGACCCCCTCGCATCCATGCCCGTTGACGACGTCATTACGCGCATTGCGCCGGCGCTGCAGCTGCACATCGACGGCCTCACCTGA
- a CDS encoding SDR family NAD(P)-dependent oxidoreductase — protein sequence MTLDGTSALVTGGASGLGNATARRLSARGIKVVIVDLESSNGAEAAAAIEGEFVAADVTSPEQMQKAVDAATALGPLRTVVSCAGIAPPAKVLGKDGPLELDAFAKIVNVNLIGTFNVIRLAAAAMAQTDANDDGSRGVIVNTASVAAFDGQIGQPAYAASKGGVHSMTLPIARELARYGIRVMTIAPGIMETPMLAGLPQPAQDSLGQQVPFPSRLGRPAEYARLVEHIVDNGYLNGETIRLDGAIRMAPK from the coding sequence ATGACGCTCGACGGTACATCGGCACTCGTGACGGGAGGCGCCTCAGGCCTCGGCAACGCCACCGCACGACGCCTCTCAGCGCGCGGGATCAAGGTGGTGATCGTCGACCTCGAGTCATCGAACGGGGCAGAGGCCGCCGCCGCAATCGAGGGCGAGTTCGTGGCCGCAGACGTCACGAGCCCCGAACAGATGCAGAAGGCCGTGGATGCTGCGACAGCACTCGGTCCGCTGCGCACCGTCGTCAGCTGCGCGGGCATCGCTCCGCCCGCGAAAGTGCTCGGCAAAGACGGCCCGCTCGAGCTCGACGCCTTCGCGAAGATCGTCAACGTCAACCTCATCGGAACGTTCAACGTCATACGACTCGCGGCAGCGGCCATGGCGCAGACGGACGCCAACGACGACGGCTCACGCGGCGTCATCGTGAATACAGCATCCGTCGCCGCGTTCGACGGGCAGATCGGCCAGCCCGCGTATGCCGCGTCGAAGGGCGGCGTGCACTCCATGACGCTGCCGATCGCGCGCGAACTTGCCCGCTACGGCATTCGCGTCATGACGATTGCGCCGGGAATCATGGAGACGCCCATGCTCGCGGGATTGCCGCAGCCGGCACAGGACTCGCTCGGGCAGCAGGTGCCGTTCCCGTCGCGCCTCGGGCGCCCCGCCGAGTACGCGCGGCTCGTGGAGCACATCGTCGACAACGGCTACCTCAACGGCGAGACCATTCGCCTCGACGGCGCCATTCGCATGGCGCCCAAGTAA
- a CDS encoding malate dehydrogenase — protein MTTNATTVTVTGAAGQIGYALLFRIASGQMLGDDVAVKLRLLEIPQAVRAAEGTAMELDDCAFPLLEGIEVTDDVQHAFDGANIAMLVGARPRSAGMERADLLEANGGIFGPQGAAIGARAASDIRTVVVGNPANTNALIAAAHADGVPAERFTAMTRLDHNRAVAQLAHKTDAAVDDVADITIWGNHSATQYPDLSNATVAGRPARELVDDAWIRDEFIPRVAKRGAEIIDVRGASSAASAANAAIDHMRDWVLGMVPGAWTSAGILSDGSYGVPEGLVSSFPVISRGGEWEIVPNIEIDAFSRERIDASVAELEAERDAVRALGLLR, from the coding sequence ATGACTACGAACGCCACGACCGTCACCGTCACCGGAGCCGCCGGGCAGATCGGCTACGCGCTGCTGTTTCGCATCGCGAGCGGGCAGATGCTGGGCGACGACGTTGCGGTAAAGCTGCGACTGCTCGAGATTCCGCAGGCCGTACGTGCGGCAGAGGGAACGGCGATGGAACTCGACGATTGCGCTTTCCCCCTGCTCGAGGGAATCGAGGTCACCGACGATGTGCAGCACGCCTTCGACGGTGCGAACATCGCGATGCTCGTCGGGGCGCGACCGCGGAGCGCGGGAATGGAACGCGCCGACCTGCTCGAGGCGAACGGCGGCATCTTCGGGCCTCAGGGCGCAGCGATCGGTGCGCGAGCAGCATCCGATATTCGCACTGTCGTCGTGGGCAACCCCGCCAACACCAACGCGCTCATCGCCGCCGCGCACGCCGACGGCGTGCCTGCCGAGCGCTTCACCGCCATGACGCGGCTCGACCACAATCGTGCCGTCGCGCAGCTGGCGCACAAGACGGATGCTGCCGTCGACGACGTCGCCGACATCACGATCTGGGGCAACCACTCGGCGACGCAATACCCCGATCTGAGCAACGCGACGGTGGCCGGCCGCCCCGCGCGCGAGCTCGTCGACGACGCGTGGATTCGCGACGAGTTCATTCCGCGGGTCGCGAAGCGCGGTGCCGAGATCATCGACGTGCGCGGCGCTTCGTCTGCAGCATCCGCCGCGAATGCCGCGATCGACCACATGCGCGACTGGGTGCTGGGCATGGTTCCGGGCGCGTGGACGTCTGCGGGCATCTTGTCCGACGGGTCGTATGGAGTTCCGGAGGGGCTCGTCTCGTCGTTCCCCGTGATCTCGCGTGGCGGCGAGTGGGAGATCGTGCCGAACATCGAGATCGATGCGTTCTCACGTGAGCGCATTGATGCTTCGGTCGCTGAGCTTGAGGCGGAGCGCGACGCGGTGCGGGCGCTCGGCCTCCTACGCTAG
- a CDS encoding MmgE/PrpD family protein, with product MKTHKLRTYRSDENLERKDQLAWAIAEVAVDDVEVADDVTEMVINRVIDNAAVAAASVTRAPVAAARAQALTHPVSVNGDGATVFGREQTRRVSPEWATWANGVAVRELDYHDTFLSAEYSHPGDNIPAMVAVGQHVGSTGRDVVRGIATGYEVQIDLVKAISLHKHKIDHVAHLGPSIAAGLGTMLHLDPEVIFHAIGQALHTTTATRQSRKGQISTWKAHAPAFAGKMAVEAVDRAMRGQTSPEPIWEGEDGVIAWLLDGPEGRYEVPLPEKGEAKRAILDSYTKEHSAEYQAQAWIDLARRLHNEHPELLEPGAIRNVVLHTSHHTHYVIGSGANDPQKYDPAASRETLDHSIPYIFTVALQDGEWHHGHSYAPERAGRPDTVELWKRVTTEEDPAWTRRYHSLDPQEKAFGGRVEITLADGSTITDEIAVADAHPLGARPFARANYIEKFRTLAEPVVASDEIERFLDVAQRLPELEPHELAGLTFTVDPGVLASVPTTKGLF from the coding sequence ATGAAGACACACAAGCTGCGCACCTACAGGAGCGACGAGAACCTCGAGCGAAAGGATCAGCTCGCGTGGGCGATCGCCGAGGTCGCCGTCGACGATGTCGAGGTCGCAGATGACGTGACCGAGATGGTGATCAACCGCGTCATCGACAATGCGGCCGTCGCCGCAGCATCCGTCACCCGTGCCCCCGTCGCGGCGGCGCGCGCTCAAGCGCTCACCCACCCGGTGTCGGTGAATGGCGACGGCGCGACGGTTTTCGGCCGCGAGCAGACCCGCCGGGTCAGCCCCGAGTGGGCGACGTGGGCGAACGGCGTCGCGGTGCGCGAGCTCGACTACCACGACACATTTCTCTCGGCCGAGTACTCGCACCCGGGCGACAACATTCCCGCAATGGTCGCCGTGGGCCAGCACGTGGGCAGCACCGGCCGTGACGTCGTGCGCGGCATCGCCACCGGCTACGAGGTGCAGATCGACCTGGTGAAGGCCATCAGCCTGCACAAGCACAAGATCGACCACGTCGCCCACCTCGGCCCGTCCATCGCGGCCGGGCTCGGCACTATGCTGCACCTCGACCCCGAGGTGATCTTTCATGCGATCGGCCAGGCGCTGCACACGACGACCGCCACGCGTCAGTCGCGCAAGGGGCAGATCTCCACGTGGAAGGCGCACGCACCCGCGTTCGCCGGGAAGATGGCTGTCGAGGCGGTCGATCGCGCCATGCGCGGCCAGACGTCGCCCGAACCGATCTGGGAGGGCGAAGACGGCGTGATCGCCTGGCTGCTCGACGGACCCGAGGGGCGGTACGAGGTGCCACTGCCCGAGAAGGGCGAAGCGAAGCGCGCAATTCTCGACAGCTACACCAAGGAGCACTCCGCCGAGTACCAGGCGCAGGCGTGGATCGACCTCGCGCGCAGGCTGCACAACGAGCACCCGGAGCTGCTGGAGCCAGGCGCGATCCGGAACGTCGTGCTGCACACGTCGCACCACACCCACTACGTGATCGGCTCGGGGGCGAACGACCCGCAGAAGTACGACCCCGCAGCATCCCGTGAGACGCTCGACCACTCGATCCCCTACATCTTCACTGTCGCGCTGCAAGACGGTGAGTGGCATCACGGGCACTCGTACGCTCCCGAGCGCGCCGGCCGTCCCGACACGGTCGAACTGTGGAAGCGCGTCACGACGGAGGAGGACCCCGCGTGGACCAGGCGCTACCACTCGCTCGACCCGCAGGAGAAGGCGTTCGGGGGTCGCGTGGAGATCACTCTCGCCGACGGCAGCACCATCACAGACGAGATCGCCGTTGCCGATGCCCATCCGCTCGGCGCCCGTCCGTTCGCCCGCGCCAACTACATCGAGAAGTTCCGCACGCTCGCGGAGCCCGTCGTCGCGTCAGACGAGATCGAGCGCTTTCTCGACGTCGCGCAGCGCCTTCCCGAGCTCGAGCCGCACGAGCTCGCGGGACTCACGTTCACTGTCGATCCGGGCGTTCTCGCCTCGGTGCCGACGACGAAGGGACTGTTCTGA
- a CDS encoding peptide MFS transporter, producing MASGHPPSDNVTAASTANGKKPHKRSFFGQPRELAHIFGVEMWERFSFYGMQGILIYYLYFSATEGGLGMSQVEAAGIVGAYGGGVYLSTVVGAWLADRMFGSERVLFASAIIIVCGHLALALLPGFVGVGIGLILVALGSGGLKANATSVVGTLYAPDDTRRDAGFSLFYLGINLGSFVGPIVTGALQSSVGFHIGFGAAAVGMVLGLIQYSIGRRGLPDNAREVPNPLSGMGRLMWGAVALVAIAAIVVLCLVGLIRADNLPGIVIAATVVAAIAYFIVLLTSRSLDTTERHRVYAFIPLFLASSAFWSLYQQQFTVIPIYAEQRLNLDVFGWAIPPTWVQSINPVFIILLSGAFAALWTKWGERQPSTPVKFGLGTAGVGVAFLIFLIWSGGQGATTPLLAIVLILFTFTIAELLLSPVGLSVSTKLAPRSMRAQMVALFFLSVALGSAVSGELAKLYESLPEATYFGIVGGIAIALGLIVIAISPWVLKLMRGVR from the coding sequence ATGGCTTCCGGACATCCTCCGTCTGACAACGTGACCGCAGCATCAACGGCCAACGGAAAGAAGCCGCACAAACGCTCGTTCTTCGGCCAGCCGCGCGAACTCGCGCACATCTTCGGCGTCGAGATGTGGGAGCGCTTCTCGTTCTACGGGATGCAGGGCATCCTCATCTACTACCTGTACTTCTCGGCAACCGAGGGCGGCCTGGGAATGTCGCAGGTCGAGGCCGCCGGCATCGTGGGGGCGTACGGTGGCGGCGTCTATCTCTCGACCGTCGTCGGAGCATGGCTCGCAGACCGCATGTTCGGCTCAGAGCGTGTGCTGTTCGCGAGCGCGATCATCATCGTGTGCGGTCACCTCGCACTCGCCCTTCTTCCGGGATTCGTCGGCGTCGGCATCGGGCTGATTCTCGTCGCCCTCGGCAGCGGAGGCCTCAAGGCGAACGCCACGAGCGTGGTGGGAACCCTGTATGCGCCAGACGACACGAGGCGGGATGCCGGATTCTCACTGTTCTACCTCGGCATCAACCTCGGCTCGTTCGTCGGTCCCATTGTCACGGGCGCCCTGCAGTCGAGCGTCGGGTTCCACATCGGCTTCGGCGCCGCGGCTGTCGGCATGGTGCTCGGGCTCATCCAGTACTCGATCGGCCGTCGCGGCCTTCCCGACAACGCGCGAGAGGTGCCGAATCCGCTGAGCGGGATGGGGCGTCTCATGTGGGGCGCGGTTGCACTTGTGGCAATCGCCGCCATCGTGGTGCTCTGCCTGGTCGGCCTGATCCGCGCCGACAACTTGCCGGGCATCGTCATCGCGGCCACCGTCGTCGCGGCCATTGCGTACTTCATCGTGCTGCTGACGAGCCGCAGCCTCGACACCACTGAGCGGCACCGCGTGTACGCGTTCATTCCGCTCTTTCTCGCCTCGAGCGCTTTCTGGTCGCTGTATCAGCAGCAGTTCACGGTGATTCCGATCTACGCCGAGCAGCGACTGAATCTCGACGTATTCGGCTGGGCGATCCCGCCGACGTGGGTTCAGTCGATCAACCCCGTGTTCATCATTCTGCTCTCGGGAGCCTTCGCGGCGCTGTGGACGAAGTGGGGCGAGCGCCAGCCGTCAACGCCCGTGAAGTTCGGGCTCGGCACGGCCGGTGTCGGCGTCGCCTTTCTGATCTTCCTCATCTGGTCGGGCGGTCAGGGCGCGACGACGCCGCTGCTGGCCATCGTGCTCATTCTCTTCACCTTCACGATCGCCGAACTGCTGCTGTCACCTGTCGGCCTCTCGGTGTCGACGAAGCTCGCCCCGCGCTCGATGCGTGCGCAGATGGTGGCGCTGTTCTTCCTCTCGGTGGCGCTCGGCTCCGCCGTCTCGGGCGAGCTCGCGAAACTGTACGAGTCGCTCCCCGAGGCGACCTACTTCGGCATCGTCGGCGGCATCGCGATCGCGCTTGGACTCATTGTGATCGCGATCAGTCCGTGGGTGCTGAAGCTCATGCGCGGCGTCCGCTGA
- a CDS encoding SDR family oxidoreductase: protein MTETLTGKTILMSGGSRGIGLAIALRAARDGANIALLAKTDTPHPKLEGTVHTAAEQIRDAGGQAIAVVGDVRSDDDIVRAVTETVGEFGGVDIVVNNASVLNLSRTLDLEPKRYDLMQDVNVRGTFMLSRAAIPHLCGAANPHILSLSPPINLDPKWLGAHTGYTLAKYGMSIATLGLAAEFAGDGIAANTLWPRTTIKTAAVGNVLGGEKMIARSRTPEIYADAAYEVLLKPAREYTGKSLIVEDVLADAGVTDLAKYSPGVDESDLFPDIFL, encoded by the coding sequence ATGACCGAGACGCTCACCGGAAAGACCATTCTGATGTCGGGAGGCAGCCGCGGCATCGGCCTCGCGATCGCGCTGCGGGCCGCCCGCGACGGCGCCAACATCGCGCTGCTGGCCAAGACCGACACTCCGCACCCGAAGCTCGAGGGCACGGTGCACACGGCAGCCGAGCAGATTCGGGATGCCGGAGGGCAGGCGATCGCGGTCGTCGGCGACGTGCGCAGCGACGACGACATCGTGCGCGCCGTCACCGAGACGGTCGGCGAGTTCGGCGGCGTCGACATCGTCGTCAACAACGCGAGCGTGCTCAACCTCTCGCGCACCCTCGACCTCGAGCCGAAGCGCTACGACCTCATGCAGGATGTCAACGTGCGTGGCACCTTCATGCTGTCGCGCGCCGCGATTCCGCACCTGTGCGGGGCCGCGAACCCGCACATTCTCTCGCTGAGCCCGCCCATCAATCTCGACCCGAAGTGGCTCGGAGCGCACACGGGCTACACCCTCGCCAAGTACGGCATGAGCATCGCGACGCTCGGTCTGGCCGCCGAGTTCGCGGGTGATGGCATCGCCGCGAACACGCTGTGGCCGCGAACCACCATCAAGACGGCAGCGGTTGGAAACGTTCTGGGCGGCGAGAAGATGATCGCCCGCAGTCGCACGCCCGAGATCTACGCGGATGCTGCATATGAGGTGCTGCTCAAGCCGGCACGTGAGTACACCGGAAAGTCGCTCATCGTCGAAGACGTGCTCGCCGACGCGGGTGTGACCGATCTTGCGAAGTATTCGCCGGGTGTCGATGAGTCGGACCTGTTCCCCGACATCTTCCTGTGA
- a CDS encoding Fpg/Nei family DNA glycosylase: MPELPEVHALAADLKRRLAGHTIERFDVLAVSALKTVGIPPSSIHGRTVDDVTRHGKFLDVQVGDDHIVIHLARAGWIRWRDSAPKTPTRRGKGPLAARLLLTGDDTAAPGAGIDITEAGTKKSLAISFVADPREVPGIARLGPDPLDDAFTVEVFETVLAHAGRAQIKGVLRNQSLIAGIGNAYSDEILHAARMSPFKPAAMGHEDAVQLYDALRSTLEAAVARADGLAAADLKREKKSGMHVHGRTGEACPVCGDTVRQVIFADSTFQYCPTCQTGGKVLADRVLSRLVK; encoded by the coding sequence GTGCCCGAGTTGCCCGAAGTACACGCGCTCGCCGCCGACCTGAAGCGACGGCTCGCCGGACATACAATCGAGCGCTTCGACGTTCTCGCGGTGTCCGCACTGAAGACGGTCGGCATTCCGCCGTCGTCCATCCACGGACGAACGGTCGACGACGTCACCCGTCACGGCAAGTTTCTCGACGTGCAGGTCGGCGACGATCACATCGTCATCCACCTCGCTCGCGCCGGCTGGATCAGATGGCGCGATAGCGCGCCGAAGACGCCCACTCGGCGCGGCAAAGGGCCGTTGGCCGCGCGACTTCTTCTCACGGGAGACGACACGGCGGCGCCCGGGGCCGGGATCGACATCACCGAGGCGGGCACAAAGAAGAGCCTCGCCATTTCGTTCGTCGCAGATCCTCGCGAGGTTCCCGGTATCGCCCGGCTCGGCCCCGACCCTCTCGACGACGCGTTCACGGTCGAGGTGTTCGAGACGGTTCTCGCGCACGCGGGCAGGGCGCAGATCAAGGGCGTTTTGCGCAACCAATCGCTCATCGCGGGCATCGGAAACGCCTACTCCGACGAGATTCTGCACGCAGCGCGCATGTCGCCATTCAAGCCTGCGGCCATGGGGCACGAGGATGCTGTGCAGCTCTACGACGCGCTCAGGTCTACGCTCGAAGCTGCCGTTGCCCGCGCAGACGGACTCGCCGCGGCCGACCTCAAGCGCGAGAAGAAGTCTGGCATGCACGTGCACGGCCGCACGGGAGAAGCTTGCCCGGTGTGCGGCGACACCGTGCGTCAGGTGATCTTCGCCGACTCGACATTTCAGTACTGCCCCACGTGCCAGACGGGCGGAAAGGTGCTCGCGGATCGCGTGCTCTCTCGGCTCGTGAAGTAG
- a CDS encoding enoyl-CoA hydratase/isomerase family protein — MSDSILFEVDGGVAHVTLNRPTRLNAINDEAAYRWRDVAAEIAERADVSAVLLDAAGPAFCAGGDVAAMAGFGEGGSMIATLAHVIHEGHHTFATMPKPIVAAVQGAVAGGGLGFMLTADYVVAGEAASFASKYADIGLTPDCGVSTLLPEAIGTRRALELTLTSRRLGAREACDWGLVNEVTTDAALAARSREIAASWVDGAAAAFGQAKRLVRAQTVEPRSYREALSDEAATIGAAFETPQATERIAAFAARSSRRQTASAPSESAIAQAEETP; from the coding sequence ATGTCTGACAGCATCCTGTTCGAGGTCGACGGCGGAGTCGCGCACGTCACCCTCAACCGGCCGACGCGGCTCAACGCGATCAACGATGAGGCGGCGTACCGGTGGCGCGATGTTGCCGCCGAGATCGCGGAGCGCGCTGACGTCTCTGCCGTGCTGCTCGATGCCGCGGGCCCCGCGTTCTGCGCCGGCGGCGACGTGGCCGCGATGGCCGGGTTCGGCGAGGGCGGCAGCATGATCGCGACGCTCGCGCACGTGATTCATGAAGGCCATCACACGTTTGCGACCATGCCCAAGCCGATCGTCGCCGCCGTGCAGGGAGCGGTCGCGGGCGGAGGGCTCGGGTTCATGCTCACGGCGGACTACGTTGTCGCAGGCGAGGCGGCCTCGTTCGCGTCGAAATACGCCGACATCGGCCTCACTCCCGACTGCGGTGTCAGCACGCTTCTGCCCGAGGCGATTGGCACGCGCCGCGCTCTTGAGCTCACGCTCACGTCGCGCCGCCTCGGCGCCCGCGAAGCATGCGACTGGGGGCTCGTCAACGAGGTGACGACGGATGCTGCGCTCGCAGCGCGCTCTCGAGAGATCGCCGCATCGTGGGTCGACGGGGCAGCGGCGGCGTTCGGTCAGGCCAAGCGCCTCGTGCGCGCCCAGACCGTCGAGCCGCGCAGCTACCGTGAGGCGCTCAGCGATGAGGCCGCCACGATCGGCGCCGCGTTCGAGACGCCGCAGGCGACCGAGCGCATTGCGGCGTTTGCCGCCCGCTCGTCGCGTCGGCAGACAGCGTCCGCCCCTTCCGAATCCGCCATCGCTCAAGCCGAGGAGACCCCATGA
- a CDS encoding enoyl-CoA hydratase/isomerase family protein, which translates to MSDEAQLLARVENGVGHLTLNRPRAINALTHRMILGIRDALGHWRTDPRVHAVVIDGAGDRGLCAGGDIRGLRENVLAERPNDTRDFWRDEYTLCAVIANYPKPYVALMDGVTMGGGVGVASHGSIRVVTERSKVAMPETRIGLAPDVGGTWLLSRAPGAIGAYLGLNAATMTGADAVWCGFADHLVPSDSLPKLRDALLAGDEPAAAVARFAVDPGPAPLRAQWRWIDDCYSAATVPEIVERLHEMETDAATAAAAELDDLCPTSLVTTHLAIRRARMRNDLRDVLDQEYRTSSWLLDRPDLVEGIRARVVDKDNAPRWNPATIAEVDITEVERVVL; encoded by the coding sequence ATGAGCGACGAAGCACAGCTGCTCGCCCGCGTCGAGAACGGCGTCGGGCATCTCACACTCAACAGGCCGCGGGCGATCAATGCGCTGACGCACCGCATGATTCTCGGCATCCGCGATGCGCTCGGACATTGGCGCACCGACCCGCGCGTGCACGCTGTCGTGATTGACGGTGCGGGCGATCGCGGACTCTGCGCGGGAGGCGACATCCGTGGTCTTCGCGAGAACGTCCTGGCCGAGCGGCCCAATGACACGCGCGACTTCTGGCGCGACGAGTACACGCTGTGCGCCGTGATCGCGAACTACCCCAAACCGTACGTCGCGCTCATGGACGGCGTGACGATGGGCGGCGGCGTCGGAGTGGCGTCGCACGGCAGCATCCGTGTCGTGACCGAGCGCTCGAAGGTCGCGATGCCCGAGACGCGCATCGGACTCGCCCCGGACGTTGGGGGCACGTGGCTTCTGTCGCGCGCTCCGGGCGCAATCGGCGCATATCTCGGGCTGAACGCCGCGACGATGACGGGTGCGGATGCTGTGTGGTGCGGCTTCGCGGATCACCTCGTTCCGAGCGACAGCCTGCCCAAGCTGCGCGACGCCCTGCTCGCGGGTGACGAGCCTGCTGCGGCGGTCGCGCGATTCGCGGTCGATCCGGGGCCGGCGCCTCTCAGGGCGCAGTGGCGCTGGATCGACGATTGTTACAGCGCAGCGACGGTTCCCGAGATCGTCGAGCGTCTGCACGAGATGGAGACGGATGCTGCGACCGCAGCGGCAGCCGAGCTCGACGATCTCTGCCCGACGAGCCTCGTGACGACGCACCTGGCTATTCGGCGTGCACGCATGCGCAACGACCTTCGCGACGTGCTCGATCAGGAGTACCGCACCTCGTCGTGGCTGCTGGACCGCCCGGATCTCGTCGAGGGCATTCGTGCGCGGGTCGTCGACAAAGACAACGCTCCGCGGTGGAATCCGGCGACGATCGCCGAGGTCGACATCACCGAGGTCGAACGGGTCGTCTTGTAA
- a CDS encoding GntR family transcriptional regulator, whose product MRASDRVYAVLREEILDGALPPGTTLTEVEQSTRLGYSRTPVREALGRLTADGLVEAASARALVVTDVSGDDISALYELREALEVSAARLAAKRRDQRVFADLHDRFAHAALLVDGGDTGLQRYYDLVAELDAAIDAATGNAYLTQALRSVRLHSARVRRSAQRNPERLRQAASEHLLICQAIRDGDVALAGHATHVHLSLSRANALAASTHSEKTVS is encoded by the coding sequence GTGCGCGCAAGCGACAGAGTGTACGCGGTGCTCCGTGAGGAGATTCTCGACGGCGCCCTTCCCCCCGGAACCACGCTGACCGAAGTGGAGCAGTCCACGCGGCTCGGCTACTCCCGCACGCCCGTACGCGAGGCACTCGGAAGGCTGACCGCAGATGGTCTCGTCGAGGCAGCATCCGCTCGCGCCCTTGTCGTCACCGACGTCTCGGGCGACGACATCTCGGCGCTCTACGAGTTGCGCGAAGCGCTCGAGGTCTCGGCGGCCCGGCTCGCCGCGAAGCGCCGCGACCAGCGGGTCTTTGCCGACCTGCACGATCGTTTCGCACATGCGGCACTGCTCGTCGACGGCGGCGACACCGGGCTGCAGCGCTACTACGACCTGGTCGCCGAGCTCGACGCCGCAATCGACGCGGCGACGGGAAACGCCTACCTGACGCAGGCGCTGCGGAGTGTGCGGCTGCACTCGGCGAGAGTGCGGCGCAGCGCACAGCGAAACCCGGAGCGGCTGCGCCAGGCAGCATCTGAGCACCTGCTGATCTGCCAGGCGATTCGCGACGGGGATGTCGCGCTTGCCGGTCACGCCACGCACGTTCACTTGAGCCTCAGCCGCGCTAATGCGCTCGCCGCGTCCACGCACTCGGAGAAGACGGTCTCCTGA